From the Cucumis sativus cultivar 9930 chromosome 5, Cucumber_9930_V3, whole genome shotgun sequence genome, the window ATGAGTATAACCTGCGTTTTGTGAATTCTGTGATTCTTGAGCCTTCTGTTGCTGTTTCTTGTTATGGAAACTTCCCTTGATATTAAAGATAGCTTTCATCGTTTGTTTAGATGTCAATGGctgtaaattttcttttctgaatTTGTGTTCAGATGAATTACATTCTTCCATAGAATATTATTCAATGAAGTTTGGTTCTTAGTTTCAATGTAGTGATTGCCtccttttgtttattgtttttttatgaatcATTTGGATATGGTGTATGATCGTTGATAGTCGAGTATTTCATCTTTGACACTTTATGAAGTATTTCATCTTTGACCTTGTTATGAAGTATTTCATTTGCACTGGGAATGGAAAAGTACATGCAAATTGTTATTTTCCATTCTAAACTTAGAAATTCCCTTCAAAACACAAAGGATTATCAGATTTCAATGTTATAATGAAAAGGTGTTCCCTCTCACCAAAAAGATGGTGGGTGGGGATTCCTAAACATTAAGAGAGTGTTTGAATGAATaattgacaagaaaaaaaaaaagtaaaagtgaaACACTGGTCTTGAGAGAGGGAACTAGAATAAGTAAAAACCAAAAGGTTTCAAACAAAGGCCTTCAATTTGAATAACATAAAAGGTCAATCCAAGAAATTGTTGCAAATTTCCAGGTCCACAAACAAAATGGTATGAACATGGACAAGaggtaaaaaatataacaaataatgtGACAGCTGCCAGGGTCTGGCAATTGGTGTCGATGCCGTTGAAGGCGAGGAATGTAGGATCGAGTGAAATATACTTGCAATGCCCCTCTCATTAGAAGACCATcaaattatatacaataatcaGAAAATGACTGCTTAAATACGTGATTGCCTCCATTGAATGGCATTAACATGATAATCCATAGCAACTTCTCCGACTGTATGTGcttcttttttactattttgaatGAGAGAACTTGTGTGAATCTCAACCAGCTTTAGAGAAGCCTAAACTGACTCAGACTGTGCAACATCTTAGAATGGCTCACATGACAACAAATTTCCAGAGGAAATCACTATCTAACTTTGTGTGTTTCCTCCATTTTTGATGATTGATACTTGAAGTACATGGGGTTTGGAAGCTTATAAATACGAGTTCCTACAGATAGTGCTGACAAGGCATCCATGTGGCTGCTAATCACACCTATAACGCTGAATCCCTCGCTCTGCAATGCTGCTTGTTGCCGACTGAAGTATACCGGATGATTGATCTGCATTTCATCATCCATTCtgcaagatttttttaaaaacaaaatatacttaaatatGCATAATTGTCATAGGACAGATAATCTGTTTATAGAACATAAAAATTATGTCCACATAGGAAGGAAAAAGCTAGGCTCCTAGTATTTCCAGGAAGTACTAGTTGAGTATATCCAGGATTGGCCTACTAGTTGAACaagttttgtttgagaaataGTTTTGATCTGATATGAAACAGAGCACCTTGATCCAAATTAAaaggggaagaggaagaaggatTTCAATAACATCCTaaaataaggttttttttttttttgtaaagcctgccaataaaatagaaatatcgAAGATACCTCATAATCAGCTGTAGCCAACCTTTATACCCTGCAGAAGTAAGATGTTCAATAGTGGCATTCCTATTAACTTCTGATTTTCTTGATATTAAGGTCGTAGGCCATCTGCAAGATCTGAGTTTCTTGtataattttagaagaaaGTTTTGCTTCAATTTCTTTGCCTGATCGACACAATCACTGCattcataattaaattgattgagagaatttattttaatgttacTCAACCAGGACCCGAAGCAGAAGACTGTAATACAACAAACACTAAATATTGATATCCACACACATAATGTTCTTGCATTTCTCATGGTTAAAGGTAAACAGTAAACTCCTTTGAGAATTTAATTTCAAGGTGGAAAAGGATTATAAAGATGAAATATGATGCAAGGGGAAACCAAACTAGCAaaagaatgaaacaaaatttggcATTATCATTACCAATAATGATAATTATCAATGACAGaacagaaagaaagaacacCATACAGATATCAGGAACATACCTGGAGATTAGCACGTCATTGTAATCACGGTTTGTGAAAAGAAGGTCATCTATGTCCATCAATACAATATCTTGACCGTTGTCTACTTTGGCAGCACTACAGAAATAATTATCGACCACCAGCAGTGAAGAATCCAAATCTCGTTCATACTGACCACTTCTA encodes:
- the LOC101210469 gene encoding uncharacterized protein At2g39920, with amino-acid sequence MSAYGNEMERQFSTQSHSTGGSSGNSDMGSRYIIESGFYMTPLTATIFVGALATVGVLLITLLVSLTVMLQYCQNRSEGVVEIQRSSVDYDYCKALSVHLELNGLETDGIPSFCKEFAIQYIRSGQYERDLDSSLLVVDNYFCSAAKVDNGQDIVLMDIDDLLFTNRDYNDVLISSDCVDQAKKLKQNFLLKLYKKLRSCRWPTTLISRKSEVNRNATIEHLTSAGYKGWLQLIMRMDDEMQINHPVYFSRQQAALQSEGFSVIGVISSHMDALSALSVGTRIYKLPNPMYFKYQSSKMEETHKVR